A region of Zeugodacus cucurbitae isolate PBARC_wt_2022May chromosome 5, idZeuCucr1.2, whole genome shotgun sequence DNA encodes the following proteins:
- the LOC105212745 gene encoding serine-rich adhesin for platelets isoform X4, with amino-acid sequence MSFPLHTLLQQPVNGFYKLQSQACLNRPQSPILLQQHASQVHSQAHQTPSPTPQNNQTHNTNDKFVHFQPHTQPQTIVSETRVANAVRTMTSTLARQKSEEDVMSIDSMAQATAGNNIEHPMTLSRKALHQRDADENLFLRFLELDPPTETAAPTNATSATPSAGSGGRRLSATSKAVGRTPFTMTKKLTRTAERGFGFSIVWTHPPRVEKIEPGLSADRAGIQPGDYVIFVDKQNVVTMPEADVLNLIRSQGSTLTLEVFRRTGPTGGVGLGSMPPALSVGSRGHPAAPVMNGKATSSTRLASAASDEQQSVTGVPTIPARRVGVASAVPATNAAPAPTVALTNVRPSTACSGGTTSSIEAAKRRLNLPQVTFSKESIGPITDNRRRLLLQLISREQNFIAALHFGMQRFVQPLQDRKDLISPNDHRTLFQNIDELLRISEDILEQLCNDDQEPQMNFASRVYLSKTTAICAAYKKYCNGIKRADCVLVNKSRQMGSEFVAFITEPQVPRKRPDLTMFIHRPLQHFREILKLMQLLASNCHVDTEEHKNFTTVIAELQAAYREITVSSGLMEPLGEGRPLLTLQDLESRMVFTKCKPFTLAVQGRQWIFGGDLSRVEGRSVKPYWTLLFSDIIVFAKVSRDRVLFITEEPIPIANIVDSCFHMRKKTTEFRLTVDPNGRLAESPTGYCAPDLTRTPKKSARRKSLLLRAPSLELKAVWQNLLQRQIFLVNAALGSTPLSSPLDSPDVLNTLVPLSDIGIATASIGSIKHSSMDSINAKNSQQQQKRHSNASEQIEMLIDEKCRILNKTGTSKSNALHLANWMKGQLDKQQEQARLAAQRSRENISHEEEHLLYPENDQDERITFWTRQQLEKRTKELNLAKENGSMKARPNFGGKRLSGVEELSMSDAYSENVSQLSQSHSTTSDSQITVRSSPIVLDKLAVCRHCHKNCQQAALGLQQSMSPAMSTSQTQRSAIGAMITEVSAGGGSGSGLVCTSLKVQHSQSSPNRCCRLNGNASQAGSTTSISSSTITGEQPSEHSSKVIASSSKRETGDTESDVAQLITDDLSQSEATDDSIGGIPSSSSGFAGGDEIQRRLTDSFSKLRILDERREAKGLDEKTGPQLVPRIQDSQNNHHTALMNGYCLSSSSSGDRDNEQKTAGDKKQQPQPRTYRVTLQTATEEMTKEAADKKVKTTVTITETAQIIRTQEQDRMQEQGSIHFADTSRTNTKSPKSPHTPVKLKSPKSPSTPASAFRFIACNCQCTPADFKNTTLSPDEVEQQTCKLIDSPKQSPQMPRQLQLQESANNMISEKTYKHCKCICGGQSAEHSSFQYAGLSARHFDTKTTPTAPLPTPTSVTAPAPAPVSICDGTFVPTIAVVPPTPEALLTMTSTNVWDNSGTNLTTSTATQLQLSNTPRQAVIENIPEDSCDESPLDEEPPYRPMSNALRRYGTMSSLEKLPSDDRMDGEIDELDNDDDKSEVPGDDEEEDDDDLDDKARADTVDNMCETSRSSVYNNEVVAGGSCVLVGGVWTSRTSELVGGNKMSFFEESRAFIDKYLGRWNQDQTTSSPAATTSETDEQADECTSGATSGEEVWGTPTSGGDNDDMHLVNSENTYSSPTKSSNSLNDDDDTELMMDELLMAPPMTASTIRGLLPRRRLEPLFEEETESDEEKTQQESEDVKKGETTTNGHYLKDSAGSSSDEDLSNEKSYEMEMEENVKAPHTHGHIPPPTSMPTSWEQAFAQSQPPHLANNAALPVAVLKASSCEYLLEQRTMVPLRTTSITNSPPTVRANSAIPMTSATPSSAKVEVELEAASQQTVTMQVEMKATMRSTTTMMMTTTRTIKTPPSPRNQPPSSISTTINSASGSTAKSSCNSASGSTQTTSTTIVRPAKFVPPPPPPRRLLLTQTNLQTSGIHMPKAPIPPQRSSGASADVGYSAVVSTAGESTNATPATAMPTTKVAPSAAMVKATANQTAAGGNQRSAVAAPVAPASAKRVSSTIIETSLLGSGTSKAASSSLTTASKTTKQPLQGERQQQAYASQKIPIEAVKKSTVTQCGNDGSKSDVVPAPIGSGLSPRLEMRLALNHDILGDEDLICYDPGPDLTRILGHDLSTFQRRTGRDLLSRSATNRVQPREAVISFSQQRNSKMDTPTVNRRPRPTYGNFSSSLTTGLVGGARVGGAPQPLLPNRNTWSSSASADRNSGDYARGEESSKSYNCNSDESKLSDLEILARREKTYCMSQLKSGSRVKTKTTAKAKATTNAMTMETVVVTTSRDSLTSPQVTRKSTSSMGMETEAANVRSRKIGRDESALIEAGKGSRLINFIKRRNSESPISPNCSQSSLSESNASGTPVHRLGVQMSPRKDNDKPSLNRRLWKQITKRRRANSVSEVVAS; translated from the exons ATGTCCTTTCCTCTGCACACATTGCTGCAGCAACCTGTTAATGGCTTCTATAAACTACAATCGCAGGCATGTCTGAATAGACCACAGTCGCCAATATTATTGCAGCAACACGCATCACAAGTCCACAGCCAAGCTCATCAAACCCCGAGCCCAACGCCACAAAACAACCAAACACATAATACCAACGATAAATTCGTTCACTTCCAACCGCATACGCAGCCCCAGACAATTGTATCGGAGACGCGTGTCGCCAACGCCGTACGCACAATGACATCAACTCTGGCAAGACAGAAAAGCGAAGAGGATGTCATGAGCATCGACAGCATGGCTCAGGCAACAGCCGGTAACAATATTGAGCATCCGATGACATTGAGCCGGAAGGCTTTGCACCAGCGTGACGCCGATGAGAATCTGTTTTTACGTTTCCTCGAGTTGGATCCACCGACGGAAACAGCTGCGCCTACAAATGCCACCAGTGCCACACCGTCCGCAGGATCAGGCGGACGTCGTCTGTCCGCTACTAGTAAAGCTGTTGGTCGCACACCCTTCACTATGACCAAAAAGTTGACGCGTACTGCCGAACGTGGCTTCGGATTCTCCATTGTGTGGACACATCCGCCACGTGTCGAAAAGATTGAACCAGGCCTCTCGGCCGATCGGGCTGGCATACAGCCAGGCGACTATGTAATTTTTGTCGACAAACAGAATGTAGTAACCATGCCTGAAGCGGATGTGCTCAACTTAATTCGTTCACAAGGCTCTACGCTGACGCTGGAAGTCTTTAGACGAACCGGACCCACAGGAGGCGTTGGACTAGGCTCTATGCCGCCAGCGCTCAGTGTCGGCAGTCGCGGCCATCCAGCTGCACCGGTGATGAATGGAAAAGCTACATCAAGCACACGATTAGCAAGTGCCGCCAGTGATGAGCAGCAGTCAGTTACGGGAGTTCCGACGATTCCAGCACGTCGCGTCGGTGTTGCGAGTGCGGTGCCAGCAACGAATGCAGCACCAGCACCAACAGTTGCTTTAACGAACGTTCGTCCGTCCACAGCCTGTTCCGGTGGCACTACCTCGTCCATTGAGGCGGCGAAACGGCGGCTGAACCTACCGCAGGTTACGTTCAGCAAGGAG TCTATTGGGCCAATTACAGATAATCGTCGCCGCTTACTGTTGCAGCTGATCAGTCGCGAGCAGAACTTTATCGCAGCGCTGCATTTCGGCATGCAGCGATTCGTCCAGCCGTTGCAAGACCGTAAAGATCTCATCTCGCCAAATGATCATCGCACACTATTTCAGAATATCGACGAACTTTTGCGCATATCCGAGGATATACTGGAACAATTGTGCAACGATGATCAGGAACCACAAATGAACTTTGCCTCACGTGTTTATCTCTCGAAAACCACGGCTATTTGTGCGGCCTATAAGAAGTATTGCAATGGCATCAAGCGAGCCGACTGTGTGCTA GTGAATAAGTCAAGACAAATGGGTTCCGAGTTTGTTGCCTTCATTACAGAACCTCAAGTGCCGCGAAAACGTCCAGACCTTACGATGTTTATTCATAGACCCTTACAACATTTTCGTGAAATACTGAAGCTAATGCAGCTGCTCGCTTCTAACTGTCATGTCGATACCGAAGAACATAAAAATTTCACTACTGTAATCGCTGAGCTTCAGGCTGCGTATCGCGAAATTACTGTCAGCAGTGGATTAATGGAGCCTCTGGGCGAAGGCCGACCTTTGCTCACGTTGCAAGATCTCGAGTCCCGCATGGTCTTCACTAAGTGCAAACCATTCACGCTGGCCGTACAGGGACGCCAATGGATATTTGGTGGCGATCTGTCACGCGTGGAAGGCCGCTCCGTGAAACCCTACTGGACCTTGCTCTTTAGTGACATCATCGTGTTTGCAAAGGTCAGTCGAGACCGCGTTTTATTTATAACCGAAGAGCCCATCCCAATCGCGAATATTGTAGATTCCTGCTTTCATATGCGAAAAAAAA cGACAGAGTTCCGTCTTACGGTGGATCCGAATGGGCGCTTGGCCGAGAGTCCGACCGGTTATTGTGCACCGGACCTTACACGTACACCCAAAAAGAGTGCACGTCGAAAGAGTCTACTACTGCGAGCGCCCTCTTTAGAACTGAAAGCCGTCTGGCAGAACCTATTACAACGTCAAAT TTTTTTGGTAAATGCCGCCCTTGGATCGACACCTCTTTCAAGTCCACTAGATTCTCCTGATGTGCTTAATACTCTAGTGCCACTTAGTGATATCGGGATTGCGACTGCATCTATAGGCTCAATTAAGCACTCATCCATGGACAGCATCAACGCAAAGAACAGCCAGCAACAG CAGAAACGCCATTCCAATGCATCGGAGCAAATCGAAATGTTAATCGACGAAAAGTGCCGCATCCTAAACAAGACTGGCACTTCCAAGTCGAATGCACTGCACCTTGCTAACTGGATGAAAGGTCAGTTGGACAAACAGCAGGAGCAGGCGAGGTTGGCAGCGCAGCGTTCGCGTGAGAACATCAGTCATGAAGAGGAGCACCTGCTCTATCCGGAGAATGATCAAGATGAGCGTATAACCTTTTGGACAAGGCAACAACTTGAAAAGCGCACTAAGGAACTAAATTTGGCCAAAGAAAATGGCAGCATGAAGGCCCGGCCGAATTTTGGCGGCAAACGATTGAGTGGCGTGGAAGAGCTCAGCATGAGTGATGCCTACTCGGAGAACGTGAGTCAGTTGAGCCAATCTCACAGCACCACTTCAGATAGTCAG ATCACAGTACGTTCTAGTCCCATTGTGCTTGATAAACTAGCAGTCTGTCGTCATTGTCATAAGAATTGTCAGCAAGCGGCTTTGGGTCTTCAACAGTCAATGTCACCCGCTATGTCCACCTCACAAACGCAACGGTCGGCCATTGGCGCAATGATCACCGAAGTTAGTGCAGGTGGCGGTAGTGGCAGCGGGCTGGTATGTACGTCACTGAAGGTGCAGCATAGCCAGTCGTCACCCAATCGCTGCTGCAGACTCAATGGGAATGCTAGCCAGGCTGGCAGCACCACCAGCATATCATCGAGTACTATCACGGGCGAACAGCCCAGCGAACACTCATCCAAAGTAATAGCTAGCAGTAGTAAACGGGAAACCGGTGATACAGAAAGCGATGTGGCGCAACTAATAACCGATGATCTCTCGCAATCAGAGGCAACGGACGACAGTATTGGTGGGATACCCAGCAGCAGCAGTGGATTCGCCGGTGGCGATGAAATACAACGCCGGCTCACCGACAGCTTCAGTAAATTACGAATTTTAGACGAACGGCGTGAGGCAAAAGGTTTGGATGAAAAGACTGGACCACAGCTTGTGCCTCGCATACAGGACTCACAAAATAATCATCACACGGCATTAATGAATGGATATTGTTTATCGAGCTCATCTAGCGGTGATAGAGACAACGAACAGAAAACAGCTGgcgacaaaaaacaacaaccacagccaAGAACATACCGAGTTACATTACAAACTGCTACGGAAGAAATGACAAAGGAAGCGGCTGACAAAAAGGTTAAAACCACTGTCACCATTACGGAAACAGCGCAAATAATACGTACACAAGAACAGGACCGGATGCAGGAACAGGGTAGCATACATTTTGCGGATACGAGTCGCACCAATACGAAAAGTCCTAAATCTCCGCACACGCCTGTCAAATTAAAATCCCCAAAATCACCTAGCACCCCAGCATCAGCATTCCGATTCATAGCATGCAACTGTCAATGTACCCCCGCTGATTTCAAGAATACGACACTCAGTCCCGATGAGGTGGAACAACAGACTTGTAAACTGATCGATTCACCTAAACAGTCACCACAAATGCCACGTCAACTGCAGTTGCAAGAGTCAGCAAACAATATGATAAGTGAAAAGACGTACAAGCATTGCAAGTGCATTTGCGGTGGCCAGTCCGCAGAGCACTCATCCTTCCAATACGCTGGTTTATCGGCGAGACATTTTGATACTAAGACCACACCCACTGCTCCATTGCCGACACCTACTTCTGTAACAGCACCTGCACCCGCGCCCGTCTCCATTTGTGACGGTACCTTTGTGCCGACTATCGCTGTTGTACCACCTACGCCTGAAGCGTTGCTTACCATGACCTCGACGAATGTGTGGGACAACAGCGGAACAAATTTAACAACTAGCACAGCAACTCAGCTGCAGCTAAGCAACACACCCCGCCAGGCAGTAATTGAGAATATTCCCGAGGACTCCTGCGATGAATCACCACTAGACGAAGAGCCCCCGTACCGCCCAATGAGCAATGCTCTGCGGCGCTACGGTACCATGTCCAGCCTGGAGAAATTACCTTCAGATGATCGAATGGACGGTGAAATAGACGAACTAGATAATGATGATGACAAAAGCGAAGTGCCTGGCGATGATGAAGAAGAGGATGATGATGATCTGGATGATAAAGCACGAGCCGATACGGTGGACAATATGTGCGAAACCAGTAGGTCTAGCGTATACAACAACGAAGTGGTGGCTGGCGGATCATGTGTGTTGGTAGGTGGTGTGTGGACTAGTCGAACCAGCGAACTGGTGGGAGGCAATAAAATGTCGTTTTTTGAGGAATCACGcgcatttatcgataaatatttaGGGAGGTGGAATCAAGACCAAACGACTTCCTCACCGGCTGCCACTACTTCTGAAACAGACGAACAAGCCGACGAATGTACGTCGGGTGCCACATCTGGAGAGGAAGTTTGGGGAACGCCGACAAGTGGTGGAGACAACGACGATATGCATCTAGTGAACTCGGAAAATACATATTCA TCACCTACCAAATCAAGCAATTCACTAAATGATGACGACGATACCGAGCTAATGATGGATGAACTGCTTATGGCGCCACCAATGACGGCAAGCACCATACGGGGACTATTGCCTCG ACGTCGCTTAGAGCCACTTTTTGAGGAGGAGACTGAAAGCGATGAAGAAAAGACCCAGCAGGAAAGTGAAGATGTTAAAAAG GGGGAAACAACGACAAATGGCCACTATTTAAAGGATTCAGCTGGAAGCTCAAGCGACGAGGATCTCTCGAACGAGAAGAGCTACGAAATGGAGATGGAGGAGAACGTGAAAGCACCACATACACATGGTCATATTCCACCGCCGACGTCAATGCCGACGAGCTGGGAGCAGGCGTTCGCGCAATCCCAACCACCTCATCTGGCCAACAATGCAGCTCTGCCCGTCGCTGTTCTGAAGGCCTCATCCTGCGAGTACCTACTCGAACAGCGTACAATGGTGCCTCTGCGTACAACCAGCATTACCAACAGCCCACCAACAGTGAGAGCCAATTCGGCAATTCCAATGACATCAGCAACGCCGTCATCGGCGAAAGTAGAAGTGGAATTGGAGGCAGCGTCACAGCAGACTGTCACGATGCAAGTGGAGATGAAAGCGACGATGAGGAGTACTACTACTATGATGATGACGACGACGCGGACGATCAAGACGCCACCGTCGCCACGGAATCAACCTCCTTCATCGATTTCTACAACAATCAACAGCGCGAGCGGCAGTACCGCGAAAAGCAGCTGCAACAGCGCCAGTGGGAGTACCCAAACTACATCCACAACAATTGTGCGGCCGGCGAAATTCGTtccaccgccgccaccaccgcgCCGACTGTTGCTAACACAAACAAATTTGCAGACAAGTGGCATTCACATGCCGAAGGCG CCAATACCACCTCAACGAAGTTCTGGCGCTTCTGCTGACGTTGGCTACTCAGCGGTTGTAAGCACCGCCGGAGAAAGTACAAATGCAACGCCCGCAACCGCTATGCCTACCACAAAAGTAGCACCGTCGGCAGCGATGGTGAAGGCGACAGCGAACCAGACAGCAGCCGGTGGCAATCAGCGTTCTGCTGTCGCCGCACCCGTTGCTCCAGCGTCCGCAAAGCGGGTGTCTTCAACGATAATAGAGACATCTCTGCTGGGTTCAGGCACCAGCAAGGCAGCCTCCTCATCATTAACAACAGCTTCGAAGACGACGAAGCAGCCACTGCAGGGGgagcgacaacaacaagcgtATGCGTCCCAGAAAATTCCAATAGAAGCAGTGAAGAAATCAACAGTAACGCAGTGCGGCAACGACGGTTCAAAATCGGACGTTGTCCCGGCGCCCATTGGTTCGGGTTTAAGTCCTCGTCTAGAAATGCGATTGGCACTCAATCACGACATTCTCGGCGACGAAGACTTAATTTGTTACGATCCTGGTCCGGATCTAACAAGAATATTGGG GCACGACCTATCCACATTTCAGCGACGGACGGGTCGCGATTTATTGAGTCGTTCAGCAACGAATCGCGTTCAGCCAAGAGAGGCTGTCATATCGTTCTCTCAACAGCGAAACTCGAAGATGGACACGCCGACTGTGAACCGACGTCCACGTCCGACCTACGGCAACTTCAGCAGCTCTCTAACGACAGGTTTGGTTGGTGGCGCTCGCGTCGGAGGCGCTCCACAACCCCTGCTGCCAAATCGAAATACATGGAGCAGTTCTGCATCTGCGGATCGGAACAGCGGCGACTACGCAAGAGGCGAAGAAAGCAGCAAAAGCTACAATTGCAACAGCGACGAGAGCAAATTAAGCGATCTCGAAATCTTAGCGAGACGCGAGAAGACATATTGCATGTCTCAATTGAAGAGTGGCTCACGAGTCAAGACGAAGACGACGGCGAAGGCGAAGGCGACAACAAACGCAATGACAATGGAAACAGTGGTGGTGACGACGAGCAGAGATTCCTTGACAAGTCCTCAAGTGACGAGGAAGAGTACTTCTTCGATGGGCATGGAGACTGAGGCTGCTAATGTGCGCTCCCGTAAGATCGGACGCGATGAGAGTGCGTTGATTGAAGCGGGAAAAGGATCTCGATT AATTAACTTCATAAAACGACGCAACTCAGAAAGCCCAATCTCTCCCAACTGTTCTCAGAGCTCACTAAGTGAATCCAACGCAAGTGGTACACCAGTCCACCGCCTCGGGGTACAGATGTCACCACGAAAAGATAAT GATAAACCTTCGTTGAATCGCCGGCTGTGGAAGCAGATTACCAAACGACGACGCGCCAATTCAGTCTCGGAAGTAGTTGCCAGCTAA